In uncultured Fusobacterium sp., the genomic stretch TTTGCCCATTATCGGAGGAATATATGGACCAGAAGGGCTTATGTATGCTTCTGTTGCTCTTGTACCACAAAGAATTATGATGTGGTCAGCTGGTTTATCTTGTTTTACTGTTTCAGAAAGTTTTTATAAAATAGTTAAAAAAGTTATGTTTCATCCTTGTATAATTGCTGTTTATATAGGATTATTTCTAATGATTTTTCCTATTAAACTCCCATATTTTTTAAACTATACTATTAAAAATGTTGGAAATTGTACTACAAGTATTTCAATGATTTTAATTGGAGCTATTCTTGGAGAAATGGAATCTATCTTCTCTATTTTTTCTAAACCAACTTTTAAATATACTCTAATAAGACTTATTATTATTCCATTCTTTGTTTTTATAATTTGTAAAATTTTAAATCTTAATTATTTAAGTACTGGAATAGTTGTTCTTATTAGTGGTATGCCTGCAGGTAGTACTACAGTTATTTTAGCTTCAAAATATAAGC encodes the following:
- a CDS encoding AEC family transporter, which produces MTLNFINILNLQLTLFSLISIGIISRKKGIINSEGKLILTDLLIYIFLPANIISSFDMKYSSEILIKFVTIFIFACLSQVVTYIFSKILYKQEEERKRKILRYATITSNSGFIGLPIIGGIYGPEGLMYASVALVPQRIMMWSAGLSCFTVSESFYKIVKKVMFHPCIIAVYIGLFLMIFPIKLPYFLNYTIKNVGNCTTSISMILIGAILGEMESIFSIFSKPTFKYTLIRLIIIPFFVFIICKILNLNYLSTGIVVLISGMPAGSTTVILASKYKQDYIFASKLVVLSTILSIVTIPLWSYILDFIK